From the Synchiropus splendidus isolate RoL2022-P1 chromosome 3, RoL_Sspl_1.0, whole genome shotgun sequence genome, the window ttgctggtcacgtgactggcaTCGACCAAGCAACGCGTCGGCGTCAACCCCAAAGAGACGATTTCATTGGTTATTTGAAGTGTCACTCAGACCTCAACTCATATGACACTAAATCCTACAAATTATTGACAATGAAGTTATCAAGAAACGTACTTTACTCCTCTCCTTTGGCCGTAAAGACTGTGCAATTGGTGTATTTATGACTGAAGCTACTTTGGTGTAACGGCCCTAAAATGATATAACTGCATTAAAGGAATGTTTAAAGACGTggacactttttagtcttcgtTTCTTTGATTTCTTTATGTTGCTAATGATCCAAAAAACacattggtagatgaaactTTTAGGTGTATTTTTAAAGACCGTTATTATCCATTATTCGTTTTAAATAAACGGCGGAAATTATAGCCATAAGACCTGGATAAAAGCGGATATTTCAAACTGAGTTTCCAATTCGTCGCTTGGTTTAATTTTGCATAAATATTTACTTGCgccgtgttttattttgaaacgcGACTTGATCTTGCCATGTAGTGTTTCCGGGTTGGCCCGTCACGTGACTCGAGTGCCCTTCGTTTGCAGCGTTTGACATGTGAGCCGCAGAACCATGTCTTTCCCCAAAAGACCTGGTGGTAAAGCTCTGGACGTCTTGCAGACTCTACCCCGTATCACTTTAGCGAACCTGCGACCTGAGCCTGGAGCCCGACAGTCGGTGAGTCTCCATCATAAGCGTTCGCTCATTGTTGTTGTCAACCTTGCTAACGTGTAGTAGCATCTCATCCAGTGGAGGTCAATTGCAGCATCGCAGTTGTCGCGTCTCTGCTTCGTGTGTTGTAGAAAAGACGTAGAGGCAGAGGACAACATCGTGGTAATAAAAGCGGCCGAGGACACAAGGGAGAGCGACAGCGAGGCAACCGGCCGCGGCTCGGGTTTGAAGGCGGCCAGACCCCCTTTTACCTGCTCATCCCTAAATATGGATACAATGAAGGCCACAGGTATATGACTGTTTACACTGTTCAGTCATGGGTTGAGAGTCAACACACCACGATGCTTTTCTATTCTAGACTGTACTGTGTGTTGTTGCAAAGAAGAACCGGATTATGATATTAGGATTTCACAGTGATGTCTTATACTTCCTGTGTGAGGTGTCATGGCCTAACCCAACATGTCTTGTCTCCTCAGTCGCCGTCCTCAGTATCTGCCTCTGTCCCTGAAACGACTGCAGTACCTCATTGATCTTGGACGTGTTGACCCAACGCAGCCCATTGACCTGACGCAGTTGGTCAATGCCAGAGGAGTCACGGTGCAGCCGCTCAAGAGAGACTATGGAGTCCAGCTGGTGGATGAGGTATCTGTCCAGAGTTtggttttgttctttatttcttctaGCATGACTAGTTGACTGTTCCGTCTTTTCTGTGGCTAAACTTAATGCACAATCAAGTGTCTCTGACATTTACATAACTAGAAAGAAGAATACTAGGGTTTCATTCCAAGTACACGAAGAAAACAATAGGATTTTGTATAAACTTCCATAAAATACTTAATGATCCTGAAGAGGTTATCATCAGTGAGTCAAACgaggcgccatcttgtggcgaTACACGTGCGCTGCGCACTGAAGCGGTGGAATTAACGGCAATATCAGCCAATAATGAGGGGTTTGTCCACagtttttgaggaacaagagcagcttcatgtgaaccaaggacttgttttcATTCCAACCACGTTGTTACAGAAGTGACGACtcagactattgtgagaggatgaagtgtctgaacggatcagagacggcaacactgaacgctaatgtaaatggaatgtaaaactcAGAAAGGTCAGCAGCACAAAACGTCATAAGTTTGCGTCAACAGTGGGACTGGCAGGGCGAGTATTGATGCCTCTTCACCCATGTTTTTGATAgcttctatttattattattttcaatgacAGTGGTGTTTCTAAGTCACAGGCTACACCTGAAATGTGTAGCCATATAATTTATAGATAAGCTACTGCTGAAATAATAGTGGCATTTcctcatatttattatttggaCAATCGACCAGTCGAAATTATTAActtgtgtgtggtgtgttggAATGCTTGACCTTGATGACCAACCCTGCTACATGCTTTCAATAACTGTCTTGGACTCATTTGTCTGTGTAGAATCGTATTATTTCTATTAGTTGACCAACCAGAGGGCTGTCAAACTGATGGTAATAAAGAGTTGCTCTTGCAGGAATTGCCCCTTAATGCCAATAAATAAGTGTAAGAATGAACGACAAAACCAATAAagattgatttgttttattAACATCGACACAGGAGATCACACTGGCGTCGGGTCTTGAAAAACCAATGGCGCTTTAGAGGTGTTTTTCTGGTTTATTGTGATGAACCGTACTTCTCAGTGGCCTTGGCCACTTGGCGTAGTTATTTGTGTCGTCGCCAGGTGGCGACATATCACCGTCTACTCTTAACTCAGCAGCGGCTCATGTGCTCTGGCCTCTACTCTGCAGGGTGCTGACATCTTCGCAGCTAAGATCAACATTGAGGTCCAGAGAGCTTCTGAAGGAGCCATCGCTGCTATCGAGAGGAACGGTGGTGTCATCACCACCAGCTTCTATGACCCCATTAGCCTTGGTATTCAatcattttccttgttttaaaTGTGCATTTTCTGATCCGACCATTGACTCTGTGTTGCAGATATCCTCATCAAACCAGTGCCGTTCTTCCTCCGCGGCCAGCCCATCCCCAAGCGAATGCTCCCAGGCCAGGACATGGTGCCGTACTACCGCAGCCCTGAGAACCGAGGCTACTTGGCAGACCCCGATCAGGTCCAACAGGCCCGGCTGGCCCTGGCGAAGAAGTACGGATACACGTTGCCGGATATTTCCAGAGATGAACTGTACCACATGCTTTCCACGAGGAAGGATGTTCGCCAGATCTTCTTCGGCCTCTCTCCTGGGTGGGTTGTCAACATGGCCGAGAAGAAAATCCTGAAGCCCACCGACGAGAAACTGCTGAAATATTACAGCTCTTAGGGGAATAAATAAAGCCTTCTTTTGATATTAAAAGCTTTGTGAAATCACCGCTCCACTCCATGCACATTGGTAGTGCTCCCATGAAGCGTCCGGCGGCTGCTGGGATGGAAGGATTTTGGCCTGCAGCAGGTGAGGGGAGGAAATAAGGAAAATAAGATATAAGTCaaagaatgaaaacaggaaacagatgcCTGGTGATGTGTGTCACTTGTGAAATGGCTCGTCTCGGCCCTAGGACGGGAGTTTGAAATTAGTCATAGGCAGCTGTATCCTGGTCTGGATGTTCAAAAGAGTTCCCCCCTGCCCTCCCCCCTCATACTGAGAATACAATCGGTGAATAAGAGGCATGACATGTAAGGAAATGATTTGATATGTCATAAAAATACCGCAAATCACTCAGCGGTCTGATCGTTTTTGcctctgctaaaaaaaaaagtggtttaaTGGAGCATTAttaatgatgtgttttatttaggGATTATGACTGAAGGTCCTGAGGTTATCATCCAGATTTAGGTGAATCAGAGGAACGACTCGTATGGAGAGACAACCGCACACAAATCCTGTTAAACATCGTAACCCCGGTTATTTTCAGTAGTGAAGAAAATTCCGATAGTTGCATCATCCAAACGCGTACGACGTACGTAGATCGGCGCTTCACTCGAGAGACGgaatgaaatgaagaaaagcgAAGAAAGTAACCCGATGTCTTGACGTGTAAAAGAAACAGATTCCTCATTTATTTTAGCATAATATGATAAAGCAAGTAGCACAAGttgcttgatctacggtggcctgaagtggacaaaaatcaTGTCTCGCTGAAGCGGGATTCATGAGAGGGgatcaatatacagtatatacagaaGTATAGTAATATTTCACTGTTAGCCTGCGTCACAGATgctttaatctaatctaatcatttttttaaatctaatttaatctaatctaaagtgAAAGCCATTCTAATCATCTCTCCCTtttatcaaaacaaactgacacacTGGAGATCtatgccttgttttttttttaaatacatttgagcCGTTGCTGTATGCGAATGTATGTAAATAGTGGTTACACATTTTTTCTTGTTGCAATCAAAGTGTAAAATTCATCTCTGGTTCATTAATCGGCCTTTTTGTGGGTCTATTGTTGTTCCAAGTGGCTCCAcgtgtgtttttttcaaagctgAAATGTCACACTTCCCTAAAAATACCTCGGCCTTTTTATGCAGATATTGTGTGAAGGCAGGCCGCCGCTGCGTTTCAGCCGCTATCCAACACTTAATCGAAGGAAgcatatgtttgtgtgtgtgtttgcaggacTATGCTGCATTGTGTTTCGGTGAAGTCCCTGGGTTCCGTGTCACTCACTGGCAGCCCAACATGCACACATTATGTAAGCAGAACCACGTCATGTTGTGGTGAGATTGTGCTTTGGCGTATCCTCACCCAAATACTGCCGGAACAGTTTGATGATGTAACTGAGGGGTTTTTATATTGGTCACAGAAAGAGAAAACGTTGGCTCCTATTGATGATAACACTCGAGGCGTGTCAGCAGAAACACAACCAGAGTTGAACATCTCACAGGGCAAGGCCGGACAATTTGATGAGCGGCCGTCAAGCCCACCAGCAGAGGGACAGAAAAgtgaaaaattaaaatataactTCAATCtggttttaaataaatattatagaACAGGAAAAAATGTAGTTACACCTCAGGCCTGAAATATGTGTTTTTCTTAATGAGATATCTCATTTTATACAAACTTTATTTAGATATTCTGAACATAAGTAATATAAGTATAATTTTTGTATTGGAACAATGGAAGAAATGATTGGTAAGGTTGTTGcttttattcatctattttgAGGCAGAAGAAAGGCTGATAAATTGCTTATGAAAGGAATCTGATTTCACAAAGAAAATGAGATCAGGAAAATGAATTGTTAGTGTTGTATATTGTTGAGTTGTATGTCGGATTCAAATGTAAATCAAtggtgaaaaaaacatgtctttATTAGTTTAGCCCTGGCCACATGAGGGCTTCATAAATCCAGCAAAACTTTGTTCACCTCTCTTACAGGGCCATCGTGCTCTTGCATTCTGTCTTCAATTCATTTAATACATAATTAAGGCCCAGCTGTCAACAAAGCACAACTTTTATTGCACGATGATTGAGCATGTACCTTATGtgatatcattattattattacattgttaTTGTTAGTAGTAGGAGTATCATTATTGCTATTTActttccatctccatccagcacAGGAACATGTTGAGACGTTTCTCTCACTGCAGTGAACTTTGCATCCTCCTGATGTGGacgagtctctcccagatgaccgagCTTCATGTCTCTAGTCCAGATGTACGCAATGAAAACCCATTACAGCCATTAGTATCTTGTTCTTCTTGTGACTGACAAAGCTTGAGAGAGCTGGTAAATGGAGAGctgtgtcttttggctcagctctttcttcaccacaactCTCGACCGCTGCTGCGAAACCGTCCGCTGGTCCTAAGTCCTAACAGAAGAAGAGACCCCCACATCCCTGGAATGTCCTGCAATCATACATTATTCAGGTGCCTTCACAACAATCTATTTTTACTTCTTTGAACTTAACTTTGCTTTGGTTTCATCACTGTTCACTCTGTTTtacttatgtatttatttgtatgatGAATAAGTTTGGAGTTTTTTAGCCCCAAGGTGCAGCATTTTGCTGTAGCTTGTCTGGAGTAGTGTTGTAGTCCTGACCACCTTACTGGAGTCTGAGTCaaggtggacagacagacagacagacagatagatagatagatagatagatagacagatagatagatagatagatagatagatagatagatagatagatagatagatagatagatagatagatagatagatagatagatagatagatagatagatcttgAGATCTTGTTGAGAAGGAATGAAGTGAACCGAACGACACAAGAAgtaatcagaatcaactttattgccatggtgagTGGGgaccccaccaactaggaaagtgtgtCAGAATAAAgcgctgtcaataaaataaatagaaatatataaaataaaataaaataacccacaaacaacaaaggctgatcaagATTCAACAGCGTGACAgcggaggagaagaagctgttcctgtgaccaTATGTCACCAAACTCATCTTAGGACTGACCAAGAAATGTTGCCGCGCTGCCTTCAGTTATGAGCCGAAGTGAACTGTAATGTTCTGGGGACGAGCTAAGAACTGAGCCTCAGGCCTCCTGTACTGACCCACAGAGGACACTCATGGAGGCGACCGCCTCTTCTCACTGCACCAACACCACCGTGTGCTGCGGCAGATAGAAGACTGGATCAGTTAATGTGTTTGATGTCTGCAGAGCATAACGCTGTAAAAGAATCCTGACTGCACCTTTTCATATTTATAACCTGTCACTGCATGAGCCAGAGGTTAGGCTTTGATGACTCCAGCGCAGCTTCCATGAGGGTTTTCCTGCGCCTCAAGTATCCaataaagcacacacacacacagagagcagcGCCAGGAAAACCAGCCCAAATCCTTACAACATAATACTCAAAATAAATCACGCCACAGGAAAGAAAGAGCACAGTCATTGTTTACGGGCCGAGCGCGGCGCTTATCTTCAAAGCAGCAGACCCTGCTGTATCAGGCCAAGACATCAGGTCCATGAAAAGCCAATCAGGGATTCATTTTTCCTCCTGAATGAATTACAATCATTTTGTCTGTTTCTGCTCCAAATAATCTAATGTCTGTGTCTAACCAGTTCACACTCTTCAATTAAGGCCGGATGCGGCTGGATCAGCGTGGTTTTGGAGCGAGGCGTGTGGGACAGACACAGAAGCAGTGACGTCTCACAGCTGTGGGCCCAGCTCCATCCCATAATGAGCTGTAATTGAAGCTGCGGCGGCTCTGTCTGCAGGGACGTGAGGACCAGCGcgccgcccacacacacacacacacacacaggattagGAAGATAAGCGCCAATAACATCCAAATCTTTACAATATAAAAGGAGATAAGGGCCTTATCACCCGCAGAATACAGTTCTTCATTTGCAAAGAGTCGAAGGTCAGAGCCTCATTAGCCGGTCTCTGAAGCAATCACTGGTAATTACACGTGTCTGATTTGATGTAATAAAGTTTCATTTGGGAAACAATGAACCCTTCAGTCTTCATTCACGCTGGTTATGGGCCTCCTCACATGAATCCCGCGTGGAAATGAATGCTAGAAAAAGACGCGTGTTTTTGGCCTCTTCTTTAACAGTAAAAAAAGTATCAATTTAGTAAATAATCTTATGagatttttttcgttttttaaCATGTATTTAGCAGTTTACATCACTCCACTTCATTAagagtaaaaaaatattaatttaataaataatcttcaaaaattcaacatttttatgagaatttagattttttgttttgtttttttttacattcattttccaGTTTACTTCACTCGACTACATTAACAGTAAAAAAGTATAGATTTAGTGAATAATCTTCTAAAATTCAACATTAATTGTTATgagaatttagattttttttcgttttttaaCATGTATTTAGCAGTTTACTTCACTCCATTTCATTAAGAGTAAACTAATATTAATTTAGTAAATAATCTTCAAAAATTCAACAtgtattttagattttttggggtgtttttttttacattcattttccaGTTTACTTCACTCGATTACATtaagagtaaaaaaaagtatagatttagtaaataattcaaaaaaaaaaaagatttatttttatgagaattcagttttttttttagatttgtttTCCAGTTTATTCCACTCCATTTcataaagagtaaaaaaaaaaagtaataatttaGTAAATAATCTTCAaatattcaacatttattttcatgagaatttagacttttttttctctattatatataatattatatctGCTTTCACAATTACATTTCACTAAAGATTATGGAAACATTCATAGCTGAATTGTTGTTTTATGCCTTTCATTTTGTTCCTGTTATACTACTCCTACTCATGCGTGGGAAGATCGCTGGATAGCAGATGCATTCTGAGAgatattttttccattatttacCATTATTATTACTTTGTAACTTTTACATGACAGTGTCTGTTGGATCTTTGATTTGTTTCCCGTTGAGAGCCCATTAGTTCAGTGAAAACCAACCCAAATATTGTGGCCAACATGGCTGTGATTCCAAAGTTGCCCGGCAGAAGTGGAGCCCGGCGTATTTGTCTATTGAGGAGCACCTCACATGAGCGTGTGTTTGAAGTCTGGCTGAGTCTTATCAGCGCTCAGCTTCATTGTGTTCCACTAATGAGGCTACATTAAGCCGGTCGACACCAGGGGGCATGTAATCCTCTCAGCTCGGGCCGTCGTAGCCCTGGGCAGGGTTCTGTTTACACTGGGAGTGTGGAGACTGGCACTCGGGCCTCTGGACTCTTGAGTCATGTGATTAGAGGAGGGGGGAGCTGGGCTGTGGGGGGGCCACAGACCAGTGCATAGAATGGAGTCCTGACAGTTGTGCTGGCCTGCTGAGTCCATACAATCCCCAGTTTGGTATCTCACACCTGGGCCACAAAGATGCTCTCTATGGATGAGACACTGTAGGGAAAGTCACTGACCAGAATACAGAGCTTCATTATCTGCCGTCCAGACACGACCTGCTGCTTCTCCAACCTCAGGTCCTCGGGAAACTCCGATCCAAGTCGAGAGGAAAGAGTCCTGCAAACATCCCCGCTCCGTTTAATCCACAGCCAGGAGCCGGCAGAgagtccagcagctccacctgcGAGGCTCTGACCGTCACTgccacagcagcagaggagcgtCCCATATATGAGTCGTGTCCACCACAATGGCACATTGTGATCAGACAGGGAGAACAATCCCCCTTTCACAGAGCATAGTGGCCCATTCATCTGGGGCCCGCTGATGAGACAAGGAGATGATACTGGACTGATTAGGATTTTAGCAGTTATGCTTCCTTCAGCACACTCCGCTTGTTAGTGAATAGAAATCTGTCTGCAGTGTTGTTCACATTTTACACAGCTGTCATCACTCATGTCTGTAGATGCATAACAGTctcagaattatttattttttctcataaTTCATGTCAAGTTCTGACAAAACCACTAAAGAGTCTGTGGAAAATATGCatctgtatatgtatatatgagcACTGTCATAATGCATGATGCTGAATTTAGTTATTAAACAAATCTAATAGAATCTACTACAATTACTACTGCTAATAATAgttatcataataataactgGTCTAATGTTaggaaattaataaatgaatgctTTTTGGACCATTAATGAATACTGAATCTCAGTactattatttctatttatttattcattcatttgggTTTATATTCCAATTtactttcatttctttctgttttttttttttttttttattaaaatgtattttaaatttgttttgttatttcagGAAAATTCTATGTGAGTTGTCCTTGTGATATATTAGATGTACCTGCTCAGttttcaaacaaatacattaaaaagaatgaaataaattaatgtAACAAGAGTCACGTGCACCCTTTCACCAGGATTCATCCAACTGGTAATTTCCACCACATATTGACTGATTATATATTGAGGAATTTGAGATACAtatacataaaatgaaataatattaaATCAAACATCACTTTTTCTTGCTTCTGTAATGCCCTTCTGATTTTGTAAATTGTTATGGTTTTATTTACCGGTATTTGTTTTCCCCCCGTTTCCTCCATATATTTTATGTTACATATTCAATGTTCCCATTATAGCATTTAACTTTCCTAGATGGCCACATTATAAACAGTGACAGTTGTGAGGTGCCATCATGCCAatagaaagacagcgatgacaatGAAAAGCTTCTACTGAACTAACAAGTTTTAAATGGACTTAAAAAGATTAAACATAAGTCAGGGtgttaagaagtgtaaatatacaTCAAAATcgataaaaaatatttcatttaatatgcatttaatttttaatataaatcaaaataaatcttcAAAATATATCATTTGCTGTTGAATTAgttatggacaaaaaaagtagcaaaaacaaaaaaaataggaCAAAAAAAAGCTAGAAAAATCAGTGTTcatctgacctcatgagggccgtaaaaatacaggcaaagggccgcggAGAGCCTGCgtgccgcactttgcccaggtgtgTATTATAGGTTTACCGCTCCTCACTTCAGTCCTCCTTTGATCTTCATAGGGCAAACATATGTATTTCTTTATCTCACCtagtttgaaaaataaatatgccaCGATATCAGCATGACATGGAAACTGCAGATCTGTTTtactgtgtatttatttttatttatttttaatgcagtgcttcaatgtttttcttgtgaCTGGAGCGCATTCCTCAGCTTCcgtttcaaataaataatggccacctggctcagctctttctttgaCTTGGGCATATTATCTTGCAGTAGTTTGACATGGTGGTGGCTTCTGCGCTCCACACTCGCAGCCCCTGATGAATCGACCGgtggcgtgagtgagtgagtgattgatTTACCGATGAGAAGGCGCTTCGCCTCACAGTCAGTCGAAACTAACGTTATTGTATTCACGCTGGGAGCTTCAGGGTAATTGATTAAATCCATTAAGGTTTTCACGCGGATCCGCGCGTGTGGCTCCTTTAACTGCTGGATGTGGATTCAGCTGCAGATTCTGACAAGCTGTGAAACACAAGCGCGCGCGCGCCCCCCCGCCCCTCCACCAGCGCCTCCATGGAGCAGGTTGTCCAGTCCCAGTGAAATAAAACACTCAGCCTCCCATCGACGCGCGCTTTATCTCGTGCTCAGGAACGTTATCAGCGCCTTTAACGATCAATCACTTATGGAATCCTCAggggaaaaaagtcaataaCAAGCTCATTTCAGTCCAGAACAAAGTCCAAGTCATCGGGCCCAACACTCTACCAGCGCTTCTGTTTCAACGCGGCGTGTGTATTACCGTCCGAGTTTACAGGTAAACACGGTAAACAACAAGTGGGTCTGCGCGCAGGTGCAGTTTAGTGTATTGAAGGTTTAATGGAAGCCTTTGTGTGATGGACATTGGTCATCAGGGCTGAAAAGAAGCGATCGAGAGCAGAGAAAACACCTGTAATGACGTCGTTGTGATGTAGAGTGACGTTTAGTGAAGTTTATTCTGACCTTCAATAGGTCAAGTATCACCTGCTCCCGAGGAGGAGTTTCCcttttgtgtgtgggtgtgtatttgcataaaacaatctacatattaaatgaataattaaaaataaaataaaataaaaaaccttGATAATGCTTTGActcatattatattatattatattatattatattatattatattatattatattatattatattatattatattaaacagtacacaacaacaacaacaacaacaacaacaacaataataataataataattttacttttattcttattttatagATAATGTGTTTCACAACTAAAGAAATTTGTAAATTAGAGagctttat encodes:
- the mrpl15 gene encoding 39S ribosomal protein L15, mitochondrial is translated as MSFPKRPGGKALDVLQTLPRITLANLRPEPGARQSKRRRGRGQHRGNKSGRGHKGERQRGNRPRLGFEGGQTPFYLLIPKYGYNEGHSRRPQYLPLSLKRLQYLIDLGRVDPTQPIDLTQLVNARGVTVQPLKRDYGVQLVDEGADIFAAKINIEVQRASEGAIAAIERNGGVITTSFYDPISLDILIKPVPFFLRGQPIPKRMLPGQDMVPYYRSPENRGYLADPDQVQQARLALAKKYGYTLPDISRDELYHMLSTRKDVRQIFFGLSPGWVVNMAEKKILKPTDEKLLKYYSS